From Amycolatopsis sp. cg9, one genomic window encodes:
- a CDS encoding nuclear transport factor 2 family protein, with translation MATVAELMRANLLDVFNERDDERRAKAIAATYAADVEFADPEGVASGHEELNAKAKGLLAQSPGFVFKAAGPVLVNHDLGHLAWELGPEGAPPVVRGIDVALVADGVIKKLYTMLLPA, from the coding sequence ATGGCGACCGTGGCCGAGCTGATGCGGGCGAACCTGCTCGACGTCTTCAACGAGCGCGACGACGAGCGGCGGGCGAAGGCGATCGCCGCGACCTACGCGGCCGACGTCGAGTTCGCCGATCCGGAAGGGGTCGCGAGCGGCCACGAGGAGCTGAACGCCAAGGCGAAGGGCCTGCTGGCGCAGTCCCCGGGCTTCGTGTTCAAGGCCGCGGGCCCGGTGCTGGTGAACCACGACCTCGGCCACCTGGCCTGGGAGCTCGGCCCGGAAGGCGCACCGCCGGTCGTGCGCGGGATCGACGTCGCCCTCGTGGCGGACGGCGTGATCAAGAAGCTCTACACGATGCTGCTGCCCGCCTGA
- a CDS encoding MarR family winged helix-turn-helix transcriptional regulator, whose product MTRDFAPGSPFALLSAAETAAWYAYMKVHLRLDYELNRQLRADSGLSLADYHVLVALTSEPGGRMRVTDLAIRIGWERSRLSHHLKRMRDRGLVGTETAAEDRRGTEVALTETGWESLRQAAPDHVGFVRQAVLDALEPGEQAQLTTLLERVYDRLVERGTLPRPEDHP is encoded by the coding sequence GTGACGCGGGACTTCGCACCGGGGTCGCCGTTCGCGCTGCTGTCGGCAGCCGAAACGGCCGCTTGGTACGCCTACATGAAGGTGCACCTCCGCCTGGACTACGAGCTGAACCGGCAGCTGCGGGCCGACAGCGGCCTCTCGCTCGCCGACTACCACGTCCTGGTCGCACTGACGAGCGAGCCCGGCGGCCGGATGCGGGTCACCGACCTCGCGATCCGCATCGGCTGGGAGCGCAGCAGGCTGTCGCACCACCTGAAGCGGATGCGGGACCGCGGGCTGGTCGGGACCGAAACCGCCGCCGAGGACCGCCGGGGCACGGAGGTGGCGCTGACCGAAACCGGCTGGGAGTCGTTGCGGCAGGCCGCGCCAGACCACGTCGGGTTCGTGCGGCAGGCGGTCCTGGACGCCCTCGAGCCCGGCGAGCAGGCGCAGCTGACGACGTTGCTCGAGCGGGTCTACGACCGGCTCGTCGAGCGGGGCACGTTGCCGCGGCCGGAGGATCACCCCTGA
- a CDS encoding family 20 glycosylhydrolase, translating into MKTSRTRRLGRVLAVLALLGAGTTAAQLSPATAATPALQSIVPVPVSVTPAAGVTFPLVSTTKIVTEAGSAPAKQVGDYLAGVLRPSTGFALPVSDAPASVPSDSIALLLSGAPASVGAQGYQLVSAASSVTIRATTADGLFAGVQTLRQLLPGSIESASAQPGPWSVPGATVLDYPRFGYRGAMLDVARHFHPVSTVKRYLDQLAQYKINNLHLHLADDQGWRIQIDSWPKLATYGGSTQVGGGPGGYYTKAQYTEIVDYAASRHITIIPEIDMPGHVNAALASYAELNCNGVAPALRTDTAVGYSSLCISKDITYTFIADVLRELAALTPGPYLHIGGDEASSTSAADYLTFVNKVLPLVAATGKQVVGWHDIAKATLPASATPQFWGTTTSDSGVSAAASRGSKVILSPANKAYLDMKYNSSTPIGLSWAGYIEVQDAYGWNPGAYLSGVAESAVRGVESPLWAETVTKPADIDYLAFPRLAAHAELGWSPWSTHDWTTFRTRLGAQAPRWVAQGINFYRSTQVAWDTGGTTNPGTCTDAAWSASQVYTGGNVVSHNGHKWTAKWWTQGEEPGTTGQWGVWTDNGAC; encoded by the coding sequence GTGAAGACGTCCAGAACGCGGCGCCTCGGCCGCGTACTCGCCGTGCTGGCGCTGCTCGGCGCCGGCACCACAGCCGCCCAGCTGAGCCCGGCCACGGCGGCCACGCCGGCCCTGCAGTCGATCGTGCCCGTGCCCGTTTCGGTCACCCCGGCCGCCGGGGTCACCTTCCCGCTGGTCTCGACGACGAAGATCGTCACCGAGGCCGGGTCCGCCCCCGCCAAGCAGGTGGGCGACTACCTGGCCGGCGTGCTGCGCCCGTCGACCGGCTTCGCGCTGCCGGTGTCCGACGCCCCGGCGTCCGTGCCGTCGGACAGCATCGCGCTGCTGCTCAGCGGCGCGCCCGCCTCGGTCGGCGCGCAGGGCTACCAGCTCGTGTCGGCGGCGTCGTCGGTCACCATCCGGGCGACCACCGCCGACGGGCTCTTCGCCGGCGTCCAGACGCTGCGGCAGCTGCTGCCCGGCAGCATCGAAAGCGCTTCGGCGCAGCCGGGCCCGTGGAGCGTCCCGGGCGCGACGGTCCTGGACTACCCGCGGTTCGGCTACCGCGGCGCGATGCTCGACGTCGCGCGGCACTTCCACCCGGTGTCGACGGTCAAGCGCTACCTCGACCAGCTCGCCCAGTACAAGATCAACAACCTGCACCTGCACCTGGCGGACGACCAGGGCTGGCGCATCCAGATCGACAGCTGGCCGAAGCTGGCGACCTACGGCGGCAGCACCCAGGTCGGCGGCGGCCCGGGCGGCTATTACACGAAGGCGCAGTACACGGAGATCGTGGACTACGCGGCTTCCCGCCACATCACGATCATCCCGGAGATCGACATGCCGGGCCACGTCAACGCGGCGCTGGCGTCGTACGCGGAGCTGAACTGCAACGGGGTGGCACCGGCGCTGCGCACGGACACGGCGGTCGGTTACAGCTCGCTGTGCATCTCGAAGGACATCACGTACACGTTCATCGCGGACGTCCTGCGCGAGCTGGCGGCCCTGACCCCGGGCCCGTACCTCCACATCGGCGGCGACGAAGCTTCGTCGACCTCGGCCGCCGACTACCTCACGTTCGTGAACAAGGTCCTCCCGCTCGTGGCGGCGACCGGCAAGCAGGTGGTGGGCTGGCACGACATCGCGAAGGCGACCCTGCCCGCCTCGGCCACCCCGCAGTTCTGGGGCACGACGACGTCGGACTCGGGCGTCTCGGCGGCGGCGTCCCGCGGCAGCAAGGTGATCCTGTCGCCGGCGAACAAGGCGTACCTGGACATGAAGTACAACAGCTCGACGCCCATCGGCCTGTCGTGGGCGGGCTACATCGAGGTCCAGGACGCGTACGGCTGGAACCCGGGCGCGTACCTCTCGGGCGTGGCGGAGTCCGCGGTCCGCGGCGTCGAATCCCCGCTGTGGGCGGAAACGGTGACCAAGCCGGCCGACATCGACTACCTGGCGTTCCCCCGCCTCGCCGCCCACGCGGAACTGGGCTGGTCGCCCTGGTCGACCCACGACTGGACGACGTTCCGCACCCGCCTCGGCGCCCAGGCCCCCCGCTGGGTGGCGCAGGGGATCAACTTCTACCGGTCCACCCAGGTCGCGTGGGACACCGGCGGCACGACGAACCCGGGCACGTGCACGGATGCGGCGTGGAGCGCTTCGCAGGTCTACACGGGAGGGAACGTGGTGTCCCACAACGGCCACAAGTGGACGGCGAAGTGGTGGACGCAGGGCGAGGAGCCGGGCACGACGGGCCAGTGGGGAGTGTGGACCGACAACGGCGCCTGCTGA